The sequence ACCGTGTTGACGTGCAGGTACAGCTCCCGACTCGTCTCGGCCAGGGATCCGCGCACGCGGACGAAGGCCTCGACGGTGGTCAGCAGGTCCGTCCCGTGGATGGCGTCGTAGCGCCGGATCGGCTCGAGGACGTGATCGGCGAAGGGTGCCAGCTGCTCCGAGGTCAGCCGGGCCACCAGCCCGCCGATGCTGGCCAGGTCCCGGGTCGAGGCCGGCCGGCCGCGCTGGAGCGCCACATCGAAGGCGCTCCAGGACTCGCCGAGGATTCGGCGCAGGTCACGCCCCGTGGCCGCCTCGCCCCAGCCGTAGAGGGGAATCGCCCGTGATCGGACATACCAGCGCACCGCCGGCTCCTCCCCCACCACCAGAACCCGGCGTTCCCGGTGGCCGATCAGGATCCGCCCCCGGGCCGGCTCGGGGAACACACCGCCGTCGGCATGACAGACGGCCGCCAGCAGCGTGGTGCCGGAGTCATGGCGGGAGTACAGGAACGGCGCATGATCCTCCAGGACGACCGGGTCGGCCTGCCCCCGCCGGACGTGGTCCATGAGCGCACCGACCATCGCCCTTTCCGTGTGGTGGGCTCGCCGCTCGGCCTGCTCGGTCCCCACCCGCTCGGTCACTGCCACGAACGGCGTGGACCGCGGCACCTCCAACACCGGCATCGAGGCCCGACGCGCGGCGGCCAGCAGCGCATCCGGCACAGCCTCGCTCCAGGGCCCGGTCCCGAACCCGATGGCGGCGGCACCGGTCCTGGATGCCCCGCGGACAAAGGCGGCAGCATCCTCGGTCCGCCGCCAGGCCGTGCCGGTGGTCAACAGCAGTTCGCCGCCGCGCAGGAACGGGGTGTTGTCCACCAGTTCCGTGGTCATCGCCACCCGCACCGGCCGGTCCAGGCGGCCCTCACCCACCCGCAACCTCAGCTTCAGTTCACCCCAGGAGAGCACCTGATGAACGGTCGGCCAGAAGGCCTCCTCCTGCTCGAAACGGCTTCCGGTGGTTCCTGAGGACATGTTTCGACCCTAGGACCGCGATATTTCGCTCCCGTTGCCGGGACGTGTAGATCCGCACACTCTTCGCCCCACACCGTGTGGGCTTCCACCCGGATTGTTTCCGCAGCGCCCCGGGCCACCTCCTGCTCCGTACTGTCTGGCGGTGTCCCCTCCGCCATCACCCGCCCCTCAGGAGCAGCCATGACCACGCTTGCACCACCCCCATCCCAGCCCGTTCGGCAGGCCCAGGTAACGGGCGCGTCCCGGGCGGACGGGTCCCCACCAGTCGACCGGGACTATCCGGCCACGCGCGTTCCACGGTCGGCCCGCCGGCCGACCCTCTCCCTGGTCATCGTCATCGCCGGATTCTTCTTCTACACCCCGACCATGGTGACCGGCGGCGGCGTGGCCGCGAGCTTCGCCTTCGGTCCCTACCTCGGCCTGGCCGTCACCGCCGCCGCGATCCTGGCCGTCTATATCGGGTTGCTGGCCGTCGCGAGCTCCCGAACCGGGTTGACCACTGTCCTGCTCTCCCGCTTGGTCCTGGGCCGCTGGGGCGGCAAATGGGCGTCCATCATCCTGGGCGGGACCCAGATCGGCTGGTACGCCATCACCGTCGGCATCCTCGGCAATCTGGTCTCCGCTGCCTTCGGCTGGTCGGTGGCCTGGCCGGTCGTCATCGTCGGCGGCATCCTGATGGCCACCACGGCGTACTTGGGCTTCAAGGGAATCGAGGTCATCTCCTGGATCTCCATTCCGCTGATGCTCCTCCTCTGCGGCATCGTGCTGGCCCAGTCCCTGGACCACATCGGAGGCTGGGACGGGCTCCTGGCCGTCGAGGGCAGCGGGGAGATGAGCGCCGGACTGGCCATCACGCTCATGGTGGGCACGTTCGTCTCCGGAGGCACCCAGATCGGCAACTGGAGCCGCTTCGACCGCGGCACCCCGGCCCGCGTGTTCACCCTGACCGCCCTGGCCGTGATCGTGGTCCAGTTCGGCATGCTGTTCTTCGGCGGCGTCGGCGCGGCCGCCTACGGCGAGCCGGACTTCGTGAACCTGCTGATGTCCATGGGCCTGGCCGGCGCCGCCGTCCTTCTCCTGGTGGCCAATCTCTGGACCACCAATGACAACGCCGCCTATGCCTTCGGCGTCGCCGGGGCCGAGCTGTTCGAGCGCAAGTCCAAGAGCCCGTTCATCATCGCCGGCGTGGCCATCGGCATCGTCCTGGCCCTGACCGGTGTGGCAGACGCCATGACGGGCTTCCTCGTGCTCGTCGGAGTGGTCATCCCGCCACTGGGCGGAGTCCTCATCGGCACCTTCCTCACCGCATGGCGGGGGCGCGACCCAGGCCTCGACCTGGAGGATCAGCCGCGCCTGAAGGTCCCCGGCGTGGCGTCCTACCTGGCCGGAGCGGCCGTCGCCGTACTCTGCAACCTGCTGTCCTGGGGCAGCCCCGCCATCGTGGGCATCATCGTCGCCACGGCCTGCGCCGCCGCCCTGGGCTGGACCGGCCGGACCCGGGACCTCGCCTCACACGCCTGAGGCGCCTCGGGTTCATCCCCCAGCGCCCAACCCACATCCCACTTCCCACTTCCTCAGGAGCGATCCCGAATGTCCCTGTTCATCCGCAGCGCCCACGTCATCACCATGGCGGAGGGCACCAGTAGCAGCCCGCAGGTCCTCGACCTGCGGATCGAGGGTCAGGACATCGTGGCCATCGGCTCGGACCTGCAGCCCGAGCCCCGTGACGAGATCCTGGACGGCCGAGACCGGCTCGTCACGCCCGGCTTCGTCAACGCCCACACCCACTCGTGGGAGACCGTGTACAAGGGTCGATATGACAACATGCCGCTGGAATTGTGGATGCTCTACACCTACCCGCTGCTCGGTGCTCCGCCGCGGTCGCCTGACTTCGTCCGCGTCCGATCCCAGCTGTTCGCGCTGGAGAGCCTGAAGTCCGGTGTCACAACCATCGTGGACGACGTCCTGGAGACCCCCTCACAGGACTTCGGCCAGCTCGAGGCCGTGGTGGATGCCTACGAGCGGATCGGGATCCGGGCCAATGTGTCCGGTCACGTCATCAATGTGCCCTTCGTGGACACCGTCCCCTTCGCCGCAGACCACCTGCCGGCCGAAGTGCTCCACGCGGTCCGGAACGAGTCCCTGCTCAGCGCCGGGGAGTACCTGGACTACAGCGAGCAGGCCATCCGGCGCTACCACGGCCGGGGGGAGGGACGCCTCCACTACATGC comes from Citricoccus muralis and encodes:
- a CDS encoding PucR family transcriptional regulator, yielding MSSGTTGSRFEQEEAFWPTVHQVLSWGELKLRLRVGEGRLDRPVRVAMTTELVDNTPFLRGGELLLTTGTAWRRTEDAAAFVRGASRTGAAAIGFGTGPWSEAVPDALLAAARRASMPVLEVPRSTPFVAVTERVGTEQAERRAHHTERAMVGALMDHVRRGQADPVVLEDHAPFLYSRHDSGTTLLAAVCHADGGVFPEPARGRILIGHRERRVLVVGEEPAVRWYVRSRAIPLYGWGEAATGRDLRRILGESWSAFDVALQRGRPASTRDLASIGGLVARLTSEQLAPFADHVLEPIRRYDAIHGTDLLTTVEAFVRVRGSLAETSRELYLHVNTVRKRMARLAAVLGLDPLDPEGYLVLHLAIHSAGSDVGHD
- a CDS encoding cytosine permease, which gives rise to MTTLAPPPSQPVRQAQVTGASRADGSPPVDRDYPATRVPRSARRPTLSLVIVIAGFFFYTPTMVTGGGVAASFAFGPYLGLAVTAAAILAVYIGLLAVASSRTGLTTVLLSRLVLGRWGGKWASIILGGTQIGWYAITVGILGNLVSAAFGWSVAWPVVIVGGILMATTAYLGFKGIEVISWISIPLMLLLCGIVLAQSLDHIGGWDGLLAVEGSGEMSAGLAITLMVGTFVSGGTQIGNWSRFDRGTPARVFTLTALAVIVVQFGMLFFGGVGAAAYGEPDFVNLLMSMGLAGAAVLLLVANLWTTNDNAAYAFGVAGAELFERKSKSPFIIAGVAIGIVLALTGVADAMTGFLVLVGVVIPPLGGVLIGTFLTAWRGRDPGLDLEDQPRLKVPGVASYLAGAAVAVLCNLLSWGSPAIVGIIVATACAAALGWTGRTRDLASHA